A stretch of Solenopsis invicta isolate M01_SB chromosome 9, UNIL_Sinv_3.0, whole genome shotgun sequence DNA encodes these proteins:
- the LOC105194038 gene encoding uncharacterized protein LOC105194038 isoform X4, which translates to MKKLTMDVLIFLIFVSQVLLIFGKVIIMRNMFFTKQNITFICISENDFGALVWNHLASIPRKIFPEIEQGVHELNELNNNEIICKMNANEVCLESWTKQNWNFTNSLLTPMGPVFDQRWEGFEQYESYYETEFFEVFRTNFSNEVKLSFSVRTFYNTQILICNGKNIYRDSCYWIVINGWNNTQSVIQKCVTGVPKFNKFKEYSEKDSKCYNPLESRKHPLSENEWRTFVITWNFDMGKIILYDTDKIILTYTDEKRDELRSQSDNNYYMFIKNRGEIYFRLHIYDFLHTTVEGATLTSPVFQVNNEAICVQLLVGLCVECDADIVLRDSSNDERLATIVVKGSSKAVVHGLPMWQSVIIKRNLINYSNYSIIIQLIPKLNNRNFNPLWAIANVRQCPQNETIRKNVITFENYYDLYHHINMTCQKLFYNEYAVVSPMSSDKSDVNLDEPNCPLGNIGPKCSISCEHDLHTTFNCGGTKICYEDGCTCVAGFSGKLCWDSCNSNTYGYNCIKTCGSCLYNETLSRNQCDTRTGNCHNGCNNTNTEFYIPPLCQTSVEKPNAPTNISISETTIWAIVPITWKGEYEEISILYSFVIQEHIKYNQQSWNKLFRNMTQVTKYFENMEPGFTYHIRLNLNISGVQIHSDWKVVETKCNPAENFDIKLEENGTIIDLRNIPNQVYSCPEKWYHLVIHNVDTNKEVVSTIVSSFPYYQPLLPFTSYNVVISHKNWKLFSKEIHTFAGITYDSNYYFLASYKGILLANTQLTLIWKTLYKQRWHGTIIQYEVNLKVNEYYGCRDLKLPIPDNHIIEMSTTEPTITIQDLHPYASYTVKVIAHNPRHLIPIVEAIDMTFDTKPTEIPSEVFSQLKIEDWILLWNPPDNCTTILGPLIAKIVIQGISDAVKYFNVIKYSISYQLNLDELNPKLNGFERYLVTLYVIRDYDKKENTTTYEKLEFETPPTAPPEVTNLEVVEIDTRQMPAIHLRWQSPLPPFNGKLHNYGVKYNWTEGYSPIIEVALNETCDLWDDYICKVIVLNETRHGISFFDNIQVFACNVNVTKPGKSVYVHELPNPMPDEPGNYTFTINNNSVVDLKWLHPWKTEVRNDDSSSTILINIPSVSNDTQDSMLHIIIKSSNYTCERFSEIPEDLRALASVKVNEMAWQAAEVTTKELAGTQFRVGDNKIYGNALNCPLQPDFYEIVVIITEQNSTRPIMLSKSIRVNNVPPTLYAEWLVAVPIILFILTSIASYLYRRKKQQRNEEQIRNEIALWQESVNCEHETTFTISNRIELMESLSHIYESIPSLRTSTPEALVTATMHSEEEEVEMISLVKVKDFEKYVRQAIQSGLFDKQYKAIKEMMKKYTDDAYPDYNNANYITGYKTEKRYIAMQGPEPNTVTDFWRMIWQENVLIICMLTNVVENEKTNCEQYWPNIDKKLKYGDIIVLNEKQNIFADYSFRTFQVTYGEETRKIEHLYYTAWLDYEVPLNTHSVVTYLKKLLSLSPGDGPVVVHYSGVEKTGIIILCDICLRRAAIEGEVDVFAETISIRSERNNMINNKQQYLYAHLVLVECWFSISTTILCNKMLITQIKELKQQSPALQQRLQDTAWQDEILGQDKVSRVYLKKYPISDGQSDYLPAVYVDGVKLQNQYLATQLPIQSTIETFWRMIAEYKVELILMLQPSDLKDPTYYEIVPTSGEFEPTPYLHITAKEVVKEKYYNHNIIYHRLLLVDNFEKPPRKQYVTIMCLTEWKLGKDQSLPPVRSMVTFWQAAEKIARGNGPTVTLCHDGVTGCGLYLALSFLIERMAVENECDVYLAVRAVKRSRTNFVSSLEHLEYLYDAAVTYTEFFEGYANFG; encoded by the exons gAGTTCATGAGTTAAATGAACTTAATAATAATGAGATAATTTGTAAGATGAATGCAAATGAAGTATGCTTGGAATCATGGACTAAACAAAACTGGAATTTTACAAATTCCTTATTAACACCTATGGGTCCAGTATTTGATCAACGATGGGAAG gaTTTGAACAGTATGAAAGTTATTACGAGACTGAGTTCTTTGAAGTTTTTAGAACTAACTTTAGTAACGAAGTAAAGCTTTCTTTTTCGGTTCGTACGTTCTATAACACGCAGATATTAATTTGCAACGGCAAGAATATTTATAGAGATTCTTGCTATTGGATTGTAATAAATGGTTGGAACAATACACAATCTGTCATTCAAAAATGTGTAACAGGAGTTCCCAAATTCAACAAATTCAAGGAATATTCTGAGAAAGATTCAAAATGTTATAATCCACTAGAATCacgtaaa CACCCATTGTCTGAAAATGAATGGCGGACATTTGTCATTACATGGAATTTTGACATGggcaaaataattctttatgatACTGATAAGATCATTTTGACATATACAGACGAGAAAAGGGATGAATTACGCTCACAATCagacaataattattacatgttcATTAAAAACCGTGGCGAAATTTACTTTCGATTGCATATAT ATGATTTTTTGCATACGACTGTTGAGGGTGCAACTTTAACAA gtCCCGTGTTTCAAGTTAATAATGAAGCAATATGTGTACAATTATTAGTTGGTCTTTGCGTCGAATGCGATGCAGATATAGTGTTGCGTGATTCCTCAAATGATGAAAGATTGGCAACAATAGTAGTAAAAGGCTCATCGAAAGCCGTGGTTCATGGTTTACCTATGTGGcaatctgtcattatcaagagaaatttgatcaattatagtaattatagtATAATCATTCAATTAATTCCTAAACTTAATAATCGTAACTTCAATCCGTTGTGGGCAATAGCAAATGTTCGCCAGTGTCCTCAAAATG aaactatcaggaaaaatgttataactttcGAAAATTATTACGACCTTTACCATCATATAAATATGacatgtcaaaaattattttataatgaatatGCTGTTGTGAGTCCTATGTCAAGCGACAAATCAGATGTAAATCTTG ATGAACCAAACTGTCCTCTAGGAAATATTGGGCCAAAGTGCTCAATCTCCTGTGAGCATGATCTGCATACTACATTTAATTGCGGTGGAACTAAAATTTGTTACGAAGATGGTTGTACATGTGTGGCAGGTTTTTCAGGAAAATTGTGTTGGGACT cttgtaattcaaatacataCGGTTATAATTGCATAAAAACATGTGGCTCATGTCTTTATAACGAAACATTATCTCGCAATCAGTGTGATACAAGAACTGGGAATTGCCATAACGGATGTAATAATACTAATACAGAATTTTACATTCCACCTTTATGTCAAACAA GCGTAGAAAAGCCAAATGCACCTACGAATATCTCAATAAGTGAAACGACAATTTGGGCCATTGTTCCTATAACATGGAAAGGCGAATACGAAGAAATATCgattctttattcttttgtcATTCAA gaaCACATCAAATACAATCAGCAATCATGGAACAAGTTATTTCGAAATATGACACAAGTGacgaaatattttgaaaacatggAACCTGGTTTTACTTATCATATTCGTCTAAACTTAAATATTTCAGGTGTACAAATACACAGTGATTGGAAAGTAGTTGAGACTAAATGCAATC CGGCTGAAAATTTCGATATAAAACTAGAAGAAAATGGCACAATAATTGATTTGCGAAACATCCCAAAT CAAGTGTATTCATGTCCGGAAAAATGGTATCATCTAGTAATTCACAATGTAGATACGAATAAAGAAGTCGTTTCTACAATAGTTTCATCTTTTCCATATTATCAACCTTTATTACCATTCACTTCTTATAATGTGGTTATATCTCATAAAAATTGGAAGTTATTTTCCAAGGAAATTCACACGTTTGCTGGAATTACGTACGATTCAAATTACTATT TCTTAGCCTCTTATAAAGGTATATTGTTGGCTAACACACAACTCACTTTGATTTGGAAGACACTATATAAACAAAGATGGCATGGAACAATAATACAATATGAAGTAAACCTGaag GTTAATGAGTACTATGGCTGTAGAGACTTAAAATTACCTATACCGGATAATCACATTATTGAAATGTCCACAACAGAGCCAACAATCACAATTCAGGATTTACATCCGTATGCATCTTATACTGTGAAGGTTATAGCTCATAACCCACGTCATTTGATCCCAATTGTAGAGGCAATTGATATGACCTTTGACACAAAACCAACtg AGATACCATCAGAAGTATTTAGTCAGTTGAAAATAGAAGACTGGATTTTATTGTGGAATCCACCCGATAATTGCACGACAATTTTGGGACCACTAATAGCAAAGATAGTAATACAGGGTATTAGTGACGctgttaaatatttcaatgtgaTCAAATATAGTATTTCCTATCAACTTAATTTGGATGAATTGAATCCAAAATTAAACGGTTTTGAGCGATACTTAGTAACACTTTACGTAATAAGAGATTACGACAAAAAGGAAAATACCACCACTTATGAAAAATTAGAGTTTGAAACTCCACCAACAG CTCCACCCGAAGTAACAAATTTAGAGGTTGTCGAAATTGATACTCGTCAAATGCCTGCCATACACTTGCGATGGCAAAGTCCACTTCCACCTTTCAACggaaaattacataattatggTGTTAAGTATAATTGGACTGAAGGATATAGCCCAATTATTGAAGTTGCATTAAATGAAACTTGTGATTTGTGGGatgattatatatgtaaagTTATAGTGCTAAACGAAACCCGACacggtatttctttttttgataatattcag gTTTTCGCATGCAATGTGAACGTCACCAAGCCAGGAAAATCAGTTTACGTACATGAGCTTCCAAATCCAA TGCCGGATGAACCTGGGAATTATACTTTTACGATCAACAATAACAGTGTGGTTGATCTAAAATGGCTTCATCCCTGGAAGACAG AAGTCAGGAATGATGATTCGAGTtccacaatattaataaatataccatcAGTTTCAAACGATACTCAAGATAGTATGTTGCACATCATAATAAAAAGCTCTAATTATACTTGCGAACGATTTTCGGAAATACCGGAGGATTTACGAGCGCTAGCAAGCGTGAAGGTAAATGAAATGGCTTGGCAAGCTGCTGAAGTTACG ACAAAAGAGTTAGCTGGTACACAATTCAGGGTTGGCGACAATAAAATTTACGGCAATGCGTTAAATTGCCCATTGCAACCTGATTTTTATGAGATAGTGGTTATTATAACCGAACAAAATTCAACTAGGCCAATTATGCTTTCAAAATCGATCCGCGTCAATAATGTTCCACCGACGCTTTATGCAGAGTGGCTAGTTGCCGTACCCATTATATTATTCATCCTGACATCAATAGCATCTTATTTGTACCGaag AAAAAAACAACAACGGAATGAAGAACAAATACGAAACGAAATAGCTTTGTGGCAGGAATCCGTGAATTGTGAACACGAAACGACATTCACAATATCGAATAGAATAGAATTAATGGAAAGTCTGTCTCATATTTATGAAAGTATACCTTCATTGCGGACGAGTACTCCGGAAGCGTTGGTAACTGCTACTATGCACAGTGAAGAAGAGGAGGTGGAAATGATATCATTGGTAAAGGtgaaagattttgaaaaatatgtcaGACAAGCGATACAGTCAGGATTATTTGATAAGCAATACAAA gCGATAAAAGAGATGATGAAAAAATATACGGATGATGCTTATCCCGATTACAATAACGCTAATTACATCACT gGTTATAAGACAGAAAAACGTTACATCGCCATGCAAGGGCCCGAACCAAATACTGTCACCGATTTCTGGCGCATGATTTGGCAAGAAAAcgttcttattatttgtatgttGACAAATGTAGTCGAAAATGAAAAG acaaACTGCGAGCAATATTGGCCAAATATTGACAAGAAGCTGAAGTACGGCGACATTATTGTATTAAAcgaaaagcaaaatatttttgctgatTACTCTTTTAGAACTTTCCAAGTGACTTATGGAGAGGAAACTCGAAAG ATAGAACATTTATATTACACGGCTTGGTTGGACTACGAAGTGCCATTAAATACACACTCAGTAGTCACATACTTGAAGAAATTGTTATCGTTATCACCTGGAGATGGACCCGTGGTAGTTCATTACAGTGGCGTTGAAAAAACAGGGATTATCATTTTGTGCGACATTTGTCTTCGTCGAGCAGCGATCGAGGGG GAAGTTGATGTTTTCGCCGAAACGATATCCATTAGAAGCGAACGAAATAACATGATTAATAATAAGCAACAATATCTCTATGCGCATTTGGTGTTAGTGGAATGTTGGTTTTCCATTTCAACTACAATTCTGTGTAATAAGATGTTAATTACGCAAATCAAAGAGTTGAAACAACAATCGCCGGCTCTCCAGCAAAG ATTACAGGACACTGCATGGCAAGATGAAATCTTGGGACAAG ATAAAGTGAGTAGAgtatatttgaagaaatatcCGATATCGGACGGGCAGAGTGATTATCTACCCGCCGTTTATGTAGACGGAGTAAAACTTCAGAATCAGTATCTAGCTACACAGCTTCCCATACAATCAACGATCGAAACATTCTGGCGAATGATTGCCGAATACAAAGTTGAACTTATTCTCATGCTACAGCCGTCAGATTTGAAAGATCCT ACTTACTATGAGATTGTTCCTACAAGCGGTGAGTTTGAACCAACCCCATATTTGCATATTACTGCGAAAGAAGTCGTGAAggagaaatattataatcacaatattatatatcacAGATTGTTGCTCGTTGACAATTTCGAG AAACCTCCAAGAAAACAATATGTGACTATAATGTGTTTAACGGAATGGAAACTTGGAAAAGATCAATCATTGCCCCCAGTGAGGTCGATGGTGACCTTTTGGCAAGCAGCTGAGAAGATTGCAAGAGGCAATGGACCTACTGTCACTCTTTGCCA TGACGGAGTAACTGGATGTGGTCTGTATCTAGCATTGAGTTTCTTGATAGAACGAATGGCTGTCGAAAACGAATGTGACGTTTATTTAGCAGTGCGAGCTGTCAAACGATCAAGAACAAATTTTGTTAGTTCTCTG gaACATCTGGAATATCTATACGATGCCGCGGTGACATATACGGAGTTTTTCGAAGGCTATGCGAATTTTGGGTAA